In Microcoleus sp. FACHB-672, one DNA window encodes the following:
- a CDS encoding glycosyltransferase family 2 protein yields MAPPVDLLLITWNRREYVEKTLPTIFNDPSDFRLYCWDNGSQDGTADLIASIDDPRVVKRQFNPENVGQYKPCMWFFETAASDVLGKVDDDILLPAGWVDRIASIVRKEPKFGMLGCWIFMPEDWDEKLAQRNIVELSGERVFRCTTVAGQSFLARKEHLLRYSIANEQSYSHGLPINRVQMTLDGLISGNPLPLLYAHNMDDPRSPMNVKTKSGNLGSDAALTARKLKFESAEDYAKWIATDARRRQELPFDTQIEWELLRRDNSFMGKLKRKLLKTFVIK; encoded by the coding sequence ATGGCTCCACCCGTAGACTTGCTGCTCATCACTTGGAACCGTCGGGAGTATGTTGAAAAGACGCTACCGACCATCTTCAACGATCCTTCAGATTTTCGTCTGTACTGTTGGGATAATGGCTCTCAGGACGGAACCGCAGACTTAATTGCCTCCATCGACGATCCGCGTGTTGTCAAACGGCAATTTAACCCGGAAAATGTCGGGCAGTACAAGCCTTGTATGTGGTTCTTTGAAACAGCTGCCAGTGATGTGCTGGGGAAAGTCGATGATGACATTTTGCTGCCTGCCGGCTGGGTTGATCGCATTGCCTCGATCGTTCGCAAAGAACCCAAGTTTGGGATGCTAGGATGCTGGATTTTTATGCCAGAAGATTGGGACGAAAAACTCGCCCAGCGTAATATTGTTGAGCTATCGGGTGAACGGGTATTTCGATGCACCACAGTGGCTGGGCAGTCTTTTCTCGCCCGAAAAGAACACTTGCTTCGCTATAGCATTGCAAACGAGCAAAGCTACAGTCATGGCTTGCCGATTAATCGCGTCCAGATGACCCTCGATGGTTTAATCAGTGGTAACCCGTTGCCATTGCTGTATGCCCATAATATGGACGATCCGCGATCTCCTATGAATGTTAAAACAAAGTCTGGAAATCTAGGTTCAGATGCGGCGCTAACCGCACGGAAGCTCAAGTTTGAATCCGCAGAAGATTATGCGAAATGGATCGCTACAGATGCCCGTCGCCGACAGGAGTTGCCATTTGACACGCAAATTGAGTGGGAGTTGCTTCGCCGAGACAATTCTTTCATGGGAAAACTCAAACGAAAGCTGTTGAAGACGTTTGTGATCAAATAA
- the leuS gene encoding leucine--tRNA ligase: MESRYNPGSIEQKWQQTWTERGLAETPAETEKPKFYALSMFPYPSGSLHMGHVRVYTITDVIARLKRMQGYRVLSPMGWDAFGLPAENAAIERGIPPAKWTYQNIAQMKGQLQKLGISFDWSREIATCSPDYYKWTQWIFLQFLKAGLAYQKEAAVNWDPIDQTVLANEQVDNEGRSWRSGAKVERKLLRQWFLKITDYAEQLLNDLDKLTGWPERVKLMQANWIGKSTGAYLEFPIIGFDEKIAVFTTRPDTVYGVTYVVLAPEHPLTPRVTTPDRQEAVDAFIKEVSAQSELDRTAEDKPKRGIPTGGKAINPFTGAEIPIWIADYVLYEYGTGAVMGVPAHDVRDFQFATQQNLPIKVVIVPADAADPKAALKQAYTEPGVVIESDQFNGMDSTEAKSAIVEYAQEKGYGKARVQYRLRDWLISRQRYWGAPIPVIHCPKCGIVPVPDADLPVQLPEDVEFSGRGGSPLTQLENWVNVPCPSCGTPAKRETDTMDTFIDSSWYFLRYPDAQNSAQAFDTAKVNDWMPVDQYVGGIEHAILHLLYSRFFVKVLRDCGWLNFDEPFQRLLTQGMVQGLTYKNPTTGKYIPSANVNAGAPKDPETGEALEAFYEKMSKSKYNGVDPLEVMAKYGADTARMFILFKAPPEKDLEWDDADVEGQSRFLNRVWRLVTEFAGSTPPKPYKGGDLSKVEKDLRRAIHTAIEAVTEDLEGDYQFNTAISELMKLSNALSDAACKNSPVYAEGIETLIRLLAPFAPHIAEELWHEIGHTDSVHEQSWPKAEASALVVDEITLVIQIMGKTRGTIQVPAAADRQALEQYARESEVAQRHIEGKEIKKVIVVPGKLVNFVIG; the protein is encoded by the coding sequence GTGGAGTCCCGTTACAACCCCGGATCTATAGAACAGAAGTGGCAACAGACTTGGACTGAGCGAGGCTTAGCTGAAACACCGGCAGAAACAGAGAAACCGAAATTCTATGCCCTGTCTATGTTTCCCTACCCTTCAGGCAGTCTGCACATGGGACACGTCCGTGTCTACACCATTACAGATGTGATTGCCCGACTGAAACGGATGCAAGGGTATCGGGTTCTCAGTCCAATGGGTTGGGATGCCTTTGGACTGCCGGCAGAAAATGCGGCGATCGAACGCGGCATTCCCCCAGCAAAGTGGACGTATCAAAATATTGCCCAAATGAAAGGGCAATTGCAAAAACTCGGTATCTCCTTCGATTGGAGTCGAGAAATTGCCACCTGTTCGCCCGATTATTACAAGTGGACGCAGTGGATTTTCTTACAATTTTTAAAAGCCGGCCTTGCTTACCAAAAAGAAGCTGCCGTTAACTGGGACCCGATCGATCAAACTGTGCTGGCAAATGAGCAAGTTGATAACGAGGGCCGGTCTTGGCGTTCCGGTGCTAAAGTAGAGCGCAAATTGTTGCGGCAGTGGTTCCTCAAAATTACCGACTATGCCGAACAATTGCTCAACGATCTCGATAAATTAACCGGCTGGCCTGAACGGGTGAAGTTGATGCAGGCCAACTGGATTGGCAAATCCACCGGCGCTTATTTAGAATTCCCGATTATCGGATTCGATGAGAAAATCGCAGTCTTTACCACGCGCCCAGATACCGTCTATGGCGTGACTTACGTGGTTTTGGCCCCCGAACATCCGCTCACACCTCGCGTCACCACCCCAGACCGGCAGGAAGCGGTAGACGCCTTTATTAAAGAAGTATCCGCTCAAAGTGAATTGGATCGCACCGCCGAGGATAAACCGAAACGCGGAATTCCCACCGGCGGCAAAGCCATCAATCCCTTCACCGGCGCAGAAATTCCCATTTGGATTGCCGATTATGTGCTCTATGAATATGGCACCGGCGCAGTCATGGGAGTGCCGGCCCACGATGTGCGGGATTTCCAATTCGCCACGCAACAGAATCTCCCCATAAAAGTGGTGATTGTGCCGGCAGATGCAGCAGACCCAAAAGCCGCCCTGAAACAAGCTTACACCGAACCCGGAGTGGTGATTGAGTCCGACCAGTTTAACGGCATGGATTCAACGGAAGCCAAATCGGCAATTGTCGAGTATGCCCAAGAAAAGGGATACGGAAAAGCGCGAGTACAATACCGGCTCAGAGATTGGTTAATTTCCCGCCAGCGGTATTGGGGGGCACCGATTCCGGTGATTCACTGCCCTAAATGTGGAATTGTGCCGGTGCCAGACGCAGACTTGCCGGTGCAGCTGCCAGAAGATGTGGAATTTAGCGGACGCGGCGGTTCACCCCTAACTCAGTTAGAAAACTGGGTGAATGTGCCCTGTCCGAGTTGCGGGACGCCGGCAAAGCGGGAAACCGACACGATGGATACATTTATCGATTCCTCGTGGTATTTCTTGCGCTACCCAGACGCCCAGAACTCCGCCCAAGCCTTCGATACGGCAAAGGTGAATGATTGGATGCCGGTGGATCAGTATGTCGGCGGCATCGAACACGCAATCTTGCATTTACTATATTCGCGCTTTTTTGTCAAGGTTTTGCGCGATTGCGGCTGGCTCAACTTTGACGAACCCTTCCAGCGCCTCCTTACCCAAGGCATGGTTCAGGGCTTGACTTACAAAAACCCCACAACCGGCAAATACATTCCCTCGGCAAACGTCAATGCCGGTGCCCCGAAAGATCCAGAGACGGGAGAAGCGCTGGAAGCTTTTTATGAAAAGATGTCCAAGTCCAAGTACAACGGCGTCGATCCCCTAGAAGTCATGGCGAAATATGGGGCAGATACGGCACGGATGTTTATCCTCTTCAAAGCGCCGCCGGAAAAAGATTTGGAGTGGGATGATGCGGATGTAGAAGGTCAATCCCGCTTCCTGAATCGTGTTTGGCGCTTAGTCACAGAGTTTGCCGGCAGCACTCCCCCGAAACCCTACAAGGGCGGGGATCTGAGCAAAGTTGAGAAAGACTTGCGGCGGGCAATTCACACAGCAATTGAAGCAGTGACAGAAGATTTGGAAGGCGATTATCAATTTAATACCGCCATTTCAGAACTGATGAAACTCAGCAACGCCCTCTCAGATGCCGCGTGTAAAAATTCGCCGGTTTATGCAGAAGGCATTGAGACGCTGATTCGTCTCTTAGCCCCCTTTGCGCCGCATATTGCTGAGGAATTGTGGCACGAGATTGGTCATACTGATTCAGTGCATGAACAAAGTTGGCCAAAAGCAGAAGCTTCTGCCCTGGTAGTCGATGAAATTACCCTAGTGATTCAAATTATGGGTAAAACCAGAGGCACCATTCAAGTGCCGGCAGCCGCTGATCGGCAAGCTTTAGAACAATATGCCCGTGAATCTGAAGTAGCGCAACGTCATATCGAAGGCAAGGAAATCAAAAAGGTGATTGTGGTGCCTGGAAAACTGGTGAATTTTGTGATTGGCTAA
- a CDS encoding glycosyltransferase, whose amino-acid sequence MSIAYLINQYPKVSHSFVRREIAGVEACGIPVARISIRSSAAELVDEADKQELEKTRTVLGGGVAGLLSGLVRAAITRPVRLLGAFWLALKVGWGSDRGVLLHLAYLAEACILLRWFAETGIAHVHAHFGTNSTTVAMLCHALGGPSYSFTVHGPEEFDKPEALSLTEKIKRSAFVVAVSSFGKSQLYRWCDYDQWPKIHVVHCGVDEMFLKQPPTAVPAVPRLACVGRLCEQKGQLLLIEAAGQLAAEGLPFKLVLVGDGELRSPIEALIAKLNLQDRVEITGWASGAEVQQQILAARAMVLPSFAEGLPVVIMEALALGRPVISTYVAGIPELVEPGVCGWLVPPGSVEALTVAMRTALQLPAQQLEEMGKEGAERVAKQHDAAIESSKLAALFQATIEKSQERAIDVSPSVPYAGISSAKSN is encoded by the coding sequence ATGTCAATTGCTTATTTAATCAATCAGTATCCCAAGGTCAGCCATAGCTTTGTTCGCCGGGAGATTGCTGGGGTTGAGGCTTGCGGAATTCCAGTGGCGCGGATTTCTATCCGTTCCAGCGCAGCTGAACTCGTTGACGAGGCAGACAAGCAAGAATTAGAGAAAACCCGAACTGTCTTGGGCGGTGGGGTAGCCGGCCTGCTATCGGGCTTAGTCCGTGCTGCCATAACCCGACCTGTTCGGCTGCTGGGCGCTTTTTGGCTGGCGCTGAAAGTCGGCTGGGGTTCAGATCGCGGCGTTTTGCTGCATCTGGCTTACTTAGCAGAAGCTTGCATTCTGCTGCGTTGGTTTGCAGAAACGGGAATTGCACACGTTCACGCCCACTTCGGAACCAATTCAACCACCGTGGCGATGTTGTGCCACGCCTTGGGTGGCCCGTCCTACAGCTTCACGGTGCATGGCCCAGAAGAGTTTGATAAACCTGAAGCGCTGTCTTTAACCGAAAAAATCAAGCGTTCAGCGTTTGTCGTGGCGGTGAGTTCCTTCGGGAAAAGCCAGCTTTATCGCTGGTGTGATTACGACCAGTGGCCCAAAATCCATGTGGTTCACTGTGGCGTAGATGAGATGTTTTTGAAACAACCTCCGACTGCGGTGCCGGCGGTGCCTCGTTTAGCCTGCGTGGGCCGGCTTTGCGAACAGAAAGGCCAGTTACTTTTAATTGAAGCAGCCGGTCAGCTAGCTGCCGAGGGCTTACCGTTTAAGTTAGTCTTGGTGGGCGATGGGGAATTGCGCTCTCCCATTGAAGCGCTGATCGCCAAACTGAATCTTCAAGATCGGGTGGAAATTACGGGTTGGGCGAGCGGTGCTGAAGTTCAGCAGCAAATTTTGGCCGCTCGCGCGATGGTTCTGCCAAGCTTTGCAGAAGGACTGCCGGTGGTGATTATGGAAGCGCTGGCTTTAGGCCGGCCTGTAATCAGTACCTACGTGGCGGGAATTCCTGAGTTAGTAGAACCTGGAGTTTGCGGTTGGTTGGTGCCCCCCGGATCGGTTGAAGCCTTAACCGTAGCAATGCGGACTGCCTTGCAATTGCCGGCGCAACAGCTAGAAGAAATGGGCAAAGAAGGGGCTGAACGTGTGGCAAAACAGCATGATGCTGCGATCGAGTCCAGCAAACTCGCCGCTCTGTTTCAGGCTACTATCGAGAAGTCTCAGGAGCGGGCCATTGATGTATCCCCAAGCGTTCCCTATGCCGGCATCTCCTCCGCTAAGAGCAATTAA
- a CDS encoding oligosaccharide flippase family protein, which produces MSSLKKLAIRGAIWTIISYGASQVLRFGSNLILTRLLVPELFGLMALVTTFIVGLNLFSDIGAGPSIIQNKRGDDPDFLNTAWTLQVMRGFALWLCCLAIAWPISQFYNDPRLRWLIPLVGAGTIISGFSSTAVFSLNRHMDIGKLTIFQFTAQALSIVVTVVWAFFSPTIWALVGGQLSSSLIRMVWSHFLIPGKRNRFAWDKDALQDLFTFGRWIFISTAMTFLAGQADRLILGKLLSFQMLGVYTVAFTLSDMPRQIVGAINSKVLFAATSKLVSLPRETFRAKILGKRKLIIAVLALALAVLITVGDLLIEALYDDRYTEAGWMLPILGLGLWPRLLSQTIDPSLLALGKPYYVATGNFLKFLFMIIGLPLGFYLGQVPGAIIVIALNDFPYYAAVTYGLWREGMNCSWQDLQATGLFLASLALLLFGRHLLGFGIPFQIAL; this is translated from the coding sequence ATGTCATCACTTAAAAAACTTGCTATCCGAGGCGCGATTTGGACAATTATTAGCTACGGTGCTAGTCAGGTTTTGCGATTTGGCAGCAACCTGATTCTGACTCGTTTGCTCGTCCCAGAATTGTTTGGTCTGATGGCTTTGGTCACAACCTTCATTGTTGGGCTAAACCTGTTTTCAGATATTGGTGCCGGTCCCAGTATCATCCAAAATAAGCGCGGCGATGACCCAGATTTTCTCAATACTGCCTGGACTTTACAAGTCATGCGCGGTTTTGCTTTGTGGTTGTGCTGTCTCGCGATCGCTTGGCCAATTAGCCAGTTCTACAATGACCCCCGGCTGCGTTGGTTGATTCCACTGGTGGGTGCAGGCACGATTATTTCTGGGTTTAGCTCCACTGCTGTGTTCTCGCTCAACCGGCACATGGACATTGGTAAGCTGACAATTTTTCAATTTACAGCACAAGCTCTGTCCATTGTCGTGACCGTGGTGTGGGCTTTCTTCAGCCCGACAATCTGGGCGCTCGTTGGCGGCCAGCTTTCTTCATCCTTAATTAGAATGGTGTGGAGCCATTTTTTAATTCCTGGAAAACGCAACCGCTTTGCCTGGGATAAAGATGCACTCCAAGATTTATTTACCTTTGGCCGGTGGATATTTATTTCAACGGCAATGACATTTTTAGCCGGCCAAGCCGACCGACTCATTTTAGGGAAATTGCTCTCATTCCAGATGTTGGGGGTTTATACCGTTGCCTTCACCCTGTCTGATATGCCGCGTCAGATTGTTGGGGCGATTAACAGTAAAGTGCTTTTTGCCGCAACTTCAAAGCTTGTTTCCCTGCCTCGCGAAACTTTTCGAGCTAAAATCTTGGGGAAACGGAAGCTGATTATTGCAGTTTTGGCCTTAGCCTTGGCAGTGCTAATCACGGTTGGAGATTTGTTGATCGAGGCACTTTACGATGACAGATATACAGAAGCCGGTTGGATGCTGCCGATTTTAGGATTGGGTCTTTGGCCTCGCCTACTCTCTCAAACCATCGATCCGTCTCTTCTCGCCCTTGGCAAACCTTACTATGTCGCAACCGGCAACTTTCTCAAGTTTTTGTTCATGATCATCGGTTTACCCCTCGGATTCTATCTCGGCCAAGTTCCGGGGGCAATTATCGTCATTGCGCTGAATGATTTTCCTTATTATGCAGCGGTAACTTACGGCTTGTGGCGTGAGGGGATGAATTGTTCGTGGCAAGATTTGCAAGCGACCGGCCTATTTCTCGCGTCACTCGCACTTCTGCTATTTGGCCGGCATCTTTTGGGTTTTGGGATTCCATTTCAAATCGCTCTTTAG
- a CDS encoding 2OG-Fe(II) oxygenase, with the protein MNSTTSLFCLDENRLNNLASQFSQSYAQATPFPHIIIDDFLPASLLDRILEEFPKPGTIDWQKFNNPAEKKLASNLELQMGEWTRVLLYQLNSSTFIKFLESLTGIDGIIPDPHFAGGGLHQIERGGFLKMHVDFNRHNKLKLDRRLNLLLYLNKDWKEEYGGYLELWDKDMTQCEQKILPIFNRCVIFSTTDFSYHGHPEPLTCPEGQTRKSLALYYYSNGRPAEEVSGTHTTVFKARPGDELPAENPLGGGVKTFLKKLVPPILIDAKNYLKDKQKPGDL; encoded by the coding sequence ATGAATTCAACAACATCTTTGTTTTGTCTTGATGAAAACCGCTTAAATAATTTAGCGAGTCAGTTTAGTCAAAGCTACGCCCAAGCAACCCCTTTTCCACATATCATCATTGATGATTTTTTACCGGCCTCTTTATTAGATAGGATTCTAGAAGAGTTTCCCAAGCCCGGAACAATTGATTGGCAAAAGTTTAATAATCCGGCGGAAAAGAAGTTAGCCTCAAACTTAGAACTCCAAATGGGAGAGTGGACACGGGTTCTGCTCTATCAATTGAATTCCTCAACGTTTATCAAATTTTTAGAAAGCCTCACGGGGATTGATGGAATTATCCCTGATCCGCACTTTGCCGGCGGCGGTCTTCATCAGATCGAGAGAGGCGGTTTTTTGAAAATGCACGTTGATTTTAACCGGCACAACAAACTGAAACTTGATCGCCGATTAAACCTCTTACTTTATCTGAACAAAGACTGGAAAGAAGAATATGGCGGTTATCTAGAACTTTGGGACAAGGATATGACTCAATGCGAGCAAAAGATCCTGCCAATTTTTAATCGCTGTGTCATTTTTAGCACTACAGACTTTTCCTATCACGGACATCCTGAACCGCTGACTTGTCCCGAAGGGCAAACGCGAAAATCCCTGGCACTTTACTACTACAGTAACGGAAGGCCGGCTGAAGAAGTTTCTGGCACGCACACAACAGTATTTAAAGCCCGCCCTGGCGACGAGCTGCCGGCAGAAAATCCTTTAGGGGGTGGCGTTAAAACGTTCTTGAAAAAGCTAGTACCCCCAATTTTGATTGATGCCAAAAATTACCTAAAAGATAAACAGAAACCTGGCGATCTTTAA
- a CDS encoding O-antigen ligase domain-containing protein, with translation MSPTVMLALFGLIPFTIYMFIRYPSQRAVVIVFITAFIFLPVAAFKLPGIPEYSKTSAPCYCILLATFIYDPQRFTSFKFGWLDVPMLCWCFSPFASSITNGLGPYDGFSETLSQTMAWGAPYFLGRIYLNNLEGLRQLALGIFAGGLIYVPLCLFESRMSPQLHRMVYGFAARRDFAQTIRLGGYRPTVFMVHGLWVGVWMMSAALIAVWLWKTGTIKRFWNMPMDWLALALLVTFILCRSTGAYLYFGIGIFILFVVKYCRTALPMYLLIFGLCFYLYLGVSGGFTGGEVVSYVADTLGPERAQSLEFRFINEGPLAEKARERMLFGWGGWGRARIFDEWGEDISVTDSLWIIAFGNQGLFGLSAFVTSVLLPSLSFSWLGYPPSTWSHPKVAPAAALVVILPLFMLDSVLNAMVNQIFMLGAGGLTGLMLSKAQPQNVTSTRSSPARRSTAR, from the coding sequence ATGAGTCCTACAGTAATGCTGGCTCTGTTCGGCCTGATACCGTTTACCATCTATATGTTTATCCGGTATCCTTCTCAACGGGCAGTTGTGATAGTTTTTATCACAGCGTTTATCTTCCTGCCGGTTGCAGCTTTTAAATTGCCGGGGATTCCAGAGTACAGCAAAACATCCGCACCTTGCTACTGCATTTTACTCGCAACTTTTATCTACGATCCTCAACGCTTTACTTCATTTAAATTTGGCTGGCTTGACGTGCCAATGCTTTGTTGGTGTTTCAGCCCGTTTGCTTCATCAATTACTAACGGCTTAGGCCCTTACGATGGCTTTTCAGAAACACTCTCACAAACGATGGCATGGGGAGCGCCTTACTTTTTAGGCCGGATATACCTCAATAACTTAGAAGGACTGCGTCAGTTGGCATTGGGCATTTTCGCCGGCGGCCTGATCTACGTTCCTTTATGTTTGTTTGAAAGCCGCATGAGTCCGCAACTGCACCGGATGGTTTACGGTTTTGCCGCCCGTCGTGACTTTGCCCAGACCATCCGCTTGGGGGGGTACAGACCAACCGTGTTTATGGTACACGGCCTTTGGGTTGGTGTATGGATGATGTCAGCGGCGCTAATAGCAGTTTGGTTGTGGAAGACGGGAACCATCAAACGATTCTGGAATATGCCAATGGATTGGCTGGCGCTAGCGTTGCTAGTGACATTTATTTTGTGTCGATCCACGGGGGCCTATCTCTACTTTGGGATCGGGATTTTTATCCTGTTTGTTGTTAAATACTGCCGCACAGCTTTGCCAATGTATCTCCTAATTTTTGGGTTATGTTTCTACCTATATTTAGGAGTGAGCGGCGGTTTTACAGGAGGTGAAGTTGTTTCATATGTCGCTGATACCCTCGGCCCAGAACGCGCTCAGTCCTTAGAATTTAGATTCATCAATGAAGGGCCGCTTGCAGAAAAGGCGCGGGAGAGAATGTTGTTTGGCTGGGGAGGATGGGGCAGAGCACGTATTTTTGACGAATGGGGTGAAGATATCTCTGTTACCGATAGCTTGTGGATCATCGCCTTTGGCAACCAAGGTTTATTCGGCTTAAGTGCTTTTGTCACCTCTGTGCTACTTCCCAGTTTAAGTTTTTCCTGGTTAGGTTATCCGCCCAGTACATGGTCTCATCCCAAAGTTGCGCCGGCAGCCGCGTTAGTCGTGATCCTGCCTTTGTTCATGCTGGATTCGGTATTGAATGCAATGGTTAACCAGATATTTATGCTCGGTGCGGGAGGACTCACAGGATTGATGCTAAGCAAGGCACAACCCCAAAATGTAACAAGCACTCGCTCATCGCCGGCAAGGCGTTCTACAGCCCGATAG
- a CDS encoding exonuclease yields the protein MKGTQVNGRFYYQDEKGIRLPAVTTILKATQPSESVAALSNWRSKVGQAEASRIAQTSRRRGKLLHQWVKEYLQGSSPNASSLIQPYCYSVQQVLEKLSDIQFVEAVVPNYVEGYAGKVDLVARYQGLPCIIEWTTAEEPKLRLGKFYDKPLQLVAYGGAINRCYKDRLFGCKIVNALIVVALPGEDAEIFMFEREQLLDYWQKWLNRLKSFGKKAA from the coding sequence ATGAAAGGAACCCAGGTTAATGGACGGTTTTACTACCAAGACGAAAAGGGCATCCGGCTACCAGCCGTTACTACGATACTTAAGGCTACACAGCCTAGTGAGTCTGTAGCTGCTCTTTCTAATTGGCGTAGTAAAGTAGGGCAGGCAGAGGCGAGTCGCATTGCCCAAACTAGCCGTCGCCGAGGAAAACTATTGCATCAATGGGTTAAGGAGTATTTGCAAGGGTCATCTCCCAATGCTTCCAGCCTGATTCAGCCCTATTGTTATAGCGTTCAGCAGGTATTGGAGAAACTGAGCGACATTCAGTTTGTCGAGGCAGTTGTGCCAAATTATGTGGAAGGATACGCGGGAAAAGTTGATTTAGTTGCCCGTTATCAAGGTCTTCCCTGCATTATTGAGTGGACGACTGCTGAAGAACCTAAATTGCGATTGGGAAAATTTTACGATAAACCTTTACAACTTGTAGCTTATGGTGGCGCAATTAATCGCTGTTATAAGGACAGATTGTTTGGCTGCAAAATTGTTAATGCTTTGATTGTCGTAGCGCTTCCAGGTGAAGATGCAGAAATATTTATGTTTGAACGCGAACAATTGCTTGACTACTGGCAGAAGTGGTTAAATCGGCTCAAGAGTTTTGGAAAAAAAGCTGCTTGA
- a CDS encoding glycosyltransferase family 2 protein translates to MVDSMQAKPETTKEDTTVMSDAIGSINPPLLLVVILNYRTPVLTIECLRSLVEEVQSLPGTHVVVVDGASGDGSAEQIAAAIENEGWSEWAELMPLEHNGGYAYGNNAALRPALEAPNPPPYFLLLNPDTVVRPNALKILVDFMEEHPDVGLAGSGLEDLEGNQRRRAFRFPTVLSELDSGLRLGVVSKLLSKWALITPMPEEPTQAEWVPGASMIVRREVFKSIGLMDEEYFLYYEETDFCLQAKRAGWPCWYVPQSRVAHIPGQSTGVTAVGSRKRIPKYWFDSRQRYFLKNHGWAYTALADLAWASGFILWRGRRVIQRKPDEDPPYLLNDFLRNSVLLKGFAKSTEG, encoded by the coding sequence ATGGTCGATTCCATGCAAGCTAAACCAGAAACGACGAAAGAGGACACCACCGTAATGTCTGATGCTATTGGGTCAATAAACCCTCCTCTTTTGCTAGTTGTGATTCTTAACTACCGAACGCCGGTTCTCACCATTGAATGCTTACGTTCCTTGGTGGAGGAAGTGCAATCTTTACCGGGCACTCATGTTGTCGTGGTTGACGGCGCTTCTGGGGATGGTTCCGCCGAACAAATTGCCGCCGCGATTGAAAATGAAGGGTGGTCTGAGTGGGCGGAACTGATGCCTCTAGAACACAATGGGGGATACGCTTATGGCAACAATGCTGCGTTGCGCCCAGCCTTGGAGGCACCCAATCCACCCCCTTATTTTCTCTTGCTCAACCCAGACACGGTGGTTCGCCCCAACGCGCTAAAAATCCTGGTGGATTTCATGGAAGAACATCCCGATGTAGGGCTTGCCGGCAGCGGTTTGGAAGACTTGGAGGGAAATCAACGGCGCAGAGCATTTCGCTTCCCGACTGTGCTCAGTGAACTAGATTCTGGGCTACGTCTGGGGGTAGTGTCAAAGCTCTTGTCAAAGTGGGCGCTGATCACTCCCATGCCAGAAGAACCGACTCAAGCTGAGTGGGTGCCAGGAGCAAGTATGATCGTCCGTCGCGAAGTATTTAAGTCTATCGGATTGATGGATGAAGAATATTTTCTGTATTACGAAGAAACAGACTTTTGCTTGCAGGCAAAGCGGGCCGGCTGGCCTTGTTGGTATGTGCCGCAAAGCCGAGTTGCCCATATTCCCGGACAAAGTACAGGGGTGACGGCTGTTGGTTCACGGAAGCGGATACCGAAGTATTGGTTTGATTCCAGGCAACGATATTTTCTCAAAAATCATGGCTGGGCGTATACTGCACTTGCCGATCTCGCTTGGGCTTCGGGTTTTATCCTATGGAGAGGGCGACGGGTGATTCAACGCAAGCCTGATGAAGATCCGCCCTACCTCCTCAATGATTTTTTGCGGAATAGTGTGTTGCTGAAAGGCTTTGCCAAGTCAACAGAAGGTTGA